One segment of Amycolatopsis alba DSM 44262 DNA contains the following:
- a CDS encoding ubiquitin-like protein Pup, translating to MAQEKIEKHGGGDSDEEFEGGGPAGQERREKLGEDVDTILDEIDDVLEENAEDFVRAYVQKGGE from the coding sequence ATGGCTCAGGAAAAGATCGAAAAGCACGGCGGAGGCGACTCGGACGAAGAGTTCGAGGGCGGCGGTCCGGCGGGCCAGGAGCGACGCGAGAAGCTCGGCGAGGACGTCGACACGATCCTCGACGAGATCGACGACGTCCTCGAGGAGAACGCCGAGGACTTCGTTCGCGCATACGTGCAAAAGGGCGGCGAGTAA
- a CDS encoding NUDIX hydrolase, with product MSGSDELVALYDLAGTVVGAATRARVRAEGLWHAAGVVLVRSGDGSRVYVHLRTATKDVYPSTWDCWAGGIVAAGETPEECARRELAEELGVHGAELRPLFVHVTDDETIRAHNFAFETRWDGPFVHQESEVVEGRWLTLPELRSWLDDPESRFIPDGRLGALEWFRREDEG from the coding sequence ATGTCAGGCAGTGACGAACTCGTTGCGCTCTATGACCTCGCCGGAACCGTGGTGGGAGCGGCAACTCGCGCCAGGGTCCGCGCCGAAGGGCTCTGGCACGCGGCGGGCGTGGTGTTGGTCCGTTCGGGTGACGGAAGCCGCGTCTACGTGCATCTCCGTACGGCCACCAAGGACGTCTATCCCTCCACATGGGACTGCTGGGCGGGCGGCATCGTCGCGGCGGGCGAGACGCCGGAGGAGTGCGCGCGCCGTGAACTGGCTGAAGAACTGGGTGTTCACGGAGCGGAACTGCGGCCGCTTTTCGTCCATGTCACCGACGACGAGACGATCCGGGCCCACAACTTCGCCTTCGAAACGCGCTGGGACGGCCCCTTCGTCCATCAGGAGTCCGAAGTGGTCGAAGGACGCTGGCTGACGTTGCCCGAGTTGCGTTCGTGGCTCGACGATCCGGAGAGCCGGTTCATCCCGGACGGGCGCCTGGGCGCGTTGGAGTGGTTCCGGCGGGAAGACGAGGGCTAG
- a CDS encoding aldo/keto reductase, with protein MTDSEIGDRIAVGLAALGRPAYINLGRVEALPPGREFGAMRAATYAVLDDAYRAGVRWIDVARSYGSSEEFLAGWLADRAHHDVTVSSKWGYRYVGEWKLDAEVHEVKEHTAARFAEQWAETVDLLGKAVSLYQVHSLTVDSPLFADERLIGALAELAADGVPVGFSTSGPAQADAVRRAFELEVAGTPVFSAVQSTWNLLEPSVGPALAEAQAAGKRVLVKETVANGRLVVEPPPTLARIAREHEVGPDAVAIAAVLAQDWRPVAVVGPSSTAQLAENLLATKAKPTDGELEELAALAEEPVAYWRHRSCLGWH; from the coding sequence GTGACAGACTCGGAGATCGGCGACCGGATCGCCGTCGGACTGGCGGCGCTCGGCAGGCCCGCGTACATCAACCTCGGCCGGGTCGAAGCGCTGCCGCCCGGACGCGAGTTCGGGGCGATGCGCGCGGCGACCTATGCCGTGCTGGACGACGCGTACCGCGCGGGCGTCCGGTGGATCGACGTCGCCCGTTCGTATGGTTCCTCGGAGGAGTTCCTCGCCGGCTGGCTCGCCGATCGCGCCCACCACGACGTGACGGTGTCGAGTAAATGGGGCTACCGCTACGTCGGTGAGTGGAAACTCGACGCGGAGGTGCACGAGGTCAAGGAGCACACCGCGGCGCGGTTCGCCGAGCAGTGGGCGGAAACCGTTGACCTGCTGGGGAAAGCCGTCTCGCTCTACCAGGTCCATTCGCTCACTGTGGACAGTCCGCTGTTCGCCGACGAGCGGCTGATCGGCGCGCTGGCGGAACTCGCCGCGGACGGTGTCCCGGTCGGGTTCTCCACGTCCGGCCCCGCGCAGGCCGACGCGGTCCGCCGGGCGTTCGAGCTGGAAGTGGCCGGAACGCCGGTCTTCAGTGCCGTGCAGTCGACGTGGAACCTGCTCGAACCCTCCGTCGGGCCGGCGCTCGCCGAGGCGCAAGCCGCCGGGAAACGGGTACTGGTCAAGGAAACCGTCGCGAACGGACGGCTTGTCGTCGAGCCGCCGCCGACGCTCGCGCGGATCGCACGGGAGCACGAGGTCGGCCCGGACGCGGTGGCGATCGCGGCGGTGCTCGCGCAGGACTGGCGGCCGGTCGCCGTCGTCGGGCCGTCGAGCACGGCCCAGCTGGCGGAGAACCTCCTTGCCACGAAGGCGAAGCCGACCGACGGCGAACTCGAGGAGCTGGCCGCGCTCGCCGAAGAACCGGTCGCCTACTGGCGGCACAGGTCCTGCCTCGGCTGGCACTGA
- the dop gene encoding depupylase/deamidase Dop — MRRIMGTEVEYGIAVPGDATANPVLTSTQVVLAYAAAADIPRARRARWDYEVESPLRDARGFDLTGPSGPGHDPDVEDLGAANVILTNGARLYVDHAHPEYSAPEVTNARDAVIWDKAGERVMEEAARKAATVPGQPPLQLYKNNVDGKGASYGTHENYLMQRSTPFTAVIAGLTPFFVSRQVITGSGRVGVGQQSEEAGFQLSQRSDYIEVEVGLETTLKRGIINTRDEPHADADKYRRLHVIIGDANLAEYSTYLKVGTTALVLDLIEAGIRFDDLKLDEPVRAVHQISHDPTLKAKVSLANGRKYTGLDLQFAYHEIASANLERTGADEASKEVLRVWGEILDALARDPQECADRLDWPAKLRLLEGYRARDQLAWGAPRLRLVDLQYSDVRLDKGLYNRLVTRGSMKRLVTEEEVLEAITTPPSDTRAYFRGRTLEKYANSIAAASWDSVIFDVGRESLVRIPTLEPLRGTKAHVGKLLDDSATAEELVEALTGSD; from the coding sequence ATGCGGCGGATCATGGGAACCGAAGTCGAGTACGGCATCGCGGTGCCGGGCGACGCGACGGCGAACCCGGTACTTACCTCGACCCAGGTCGTGCTGGCCTACGCGGCCGCGGCGGACATCCCGCGGGCAAGGCGGGCACGGTGGGACTACGAGGTGGAATCGCCCTTGCGCGACGCCCGTGGTTTCGACCTGACCGGCCCGAGCGGTCCGGGGCACGACCCGGACGTCGAGGACCTCGGCGCGGCGAACGTGATCCTGACCAACGGGGCACGGCTGTACGTCGACCACGCTCACCCGGAGTACTCGGCGCCCGAGGTGACCAACGCGCGCGACGCGGTCATCTGGGACAAGGCGGGGGAGCGGGTCATGGAGGAGGCGGCGCGCAAGGCCGCCACCGTCCCCGGCCAGCCGCCGTTGCAGTTGTACAAGAACAACGTCGACGGCAAGGGCGCGAGCTACGGCACGCACGAGAACTACCTCATGCAGCGTTCGACGCCGTTCACCGCGGTGATCGCCGGGCTGACGCCGTTCTTCGTCTCCCGCCAGGTGATCACCGGTTCGGGTCGCGTCGGTGTCGGGCAGCAGAGCGAGGAGGCGGGCTTCCAGCTCTCGCAGCGCTCCGACTACATCGAGGTCGAGGTCGGCCTGGAGACGACACTCAAGCGCGGCATCATCAACACCCGCGACGAACCGCACGCCGACGCGGACAAGTACCGGCGGCTGCACGTCATCATCGGCGACGCGAACCTGGCCGAATACTCGACGTACCTCAAGGTCGGGACCACGGCGCTGGTGCTGGACCTGATCGAGGCCGGCATCCGGTTCGACGATCTCAAACTGGACGAGCCGGTGCGGGCGGTGCACCAGATCAGCCACGACCCGACGCTGAAGGCGAAGGTGTCGCTGGCCAACGGGCGGAAGTACACCGGGCTGGACCTGCAGTTCGCCTACCACGAGATCGCGTCGGCGAACCTGGAGCGGACCGGTGCGGACGAGGCCTCCAAGGAGGTCCTGCGGGTCTGGGGCGAGATCCTGGACGCGCTGGCGCGGGACCCCCAGGAATGCGCGGACAGGCTGGACTGGCCGGCGAAGCTGCGGTTGCTCGAGGGCTACCGCGCGCGCGACCAGCTGGCCTGGGGTGCGCCGCGGTTGCGGCTGGTCGACCTGCAGTACTCGGATGTCCGGCTGGACAAGGGCCTGTACAACAGGCTCGTCACCAGGGGTTCCATGAAGCGCCTGGTGACCGAGGAGGAGGTGCTGGAGGCGATCACGACCCCGCCTTCGGACACCAGGGCCTATTTCCGGGGCCGCACGCTGGAGAAGTACGCCAACTCCATCGCCGCGGCTTCCTGGGACTCGGTCATCTTCGACGTCGGCAGGGAATCGCTGGTGCGGATCCCGACGTTGGAGCCGCTGCGGGGCACGAAGGCCCACGTGGGGAAGTTGCTGGACGACTCCGCGACCGCCGAGGAGCTGGTGGAGGCGCTCACCGGTTCGGACTAG